The proteins below come from a single Plodia interpunctella isolate USDA-ARS_2022_Savannah chromosome 21, ilPloInte3.2, whole genome shotgun sequence genomic window:
- the LOC128679406 gene encoding inositol oxygenase-like — MATEVQKTPVSMIDPSQLLRPEPTFNDKPIDAFRDYSVNDSDPIKERVRRTYYLMHTNVTVDLVKQKREKWLKFNHFKATIKEALIKLNELVDESDPDTDLPNIVHAFQTAERIRQDHPNDDWFHLTGLIHDLGKVMAFYDEPQWCVVGDTFPVGCRWADSIVYGPDSFKDNPDTYNPKYNTKYGMYEPHCGLDNLMMSWSHDEYLYQFLKHNNAEIPEKGLYMIRFHSFYPWHAGGDYRHLTNDRDDKILEWVLEFNKYDLYTKSEQIPDIEALWPYYEGLIKKYIPGVCEW, encoded by the exons ATGGCTACTGAAGTT CAAAAGACCCCCGTGTCCATGATCGACCCGTCACAGCTTCTGCGCCCGGAGCCGACCTTCAACGACAAGCCCATCGACGCGTTCCGCGACTACTCCGTGAATGACTCCGACCCCATCAAGGAGCGCGTGCGCAGGACCTACTACCTCATGCACACCAATGTCACCGTCGACCTGGTCAAGC AGAAACGTGAAAAATGGCTGAAGTTCAACCACTTCAAGGCGACGATCAAGGAGGCGCTGATCAAGCTGAACGAGCTGGTGGACGAGTCGGACCCGGACACCGACCTGCCCAACATCGTGCACGCCTTCCAAACCGCCGAGAGGATCCGCCAGGACCACCCCAACGACGACTGGTTCCACCTCACTGGACTCATCCACGACTTGGGAAAG GTGATGGCGTTCTACGACGAACCTCAATGGTGCGTGGTGGGCGACACGTTTCCCGTGGGCTGCAGGTGGGCCGACTCCATCGTGTACGGCCCTGACAGCTTCAAGGACAACCCTGACACATACAACCCTAAATATAA CACGAAGTACGGTATGTACGAGCCGCACTGCGGTCTGGACAACCTGATGATGTCCTGGAGCCACGACGAATACCTCTACCAGTTCCTCAAACACAACAACGCTGAGATCCCCGAGAAAGGGCTCTACATGATCAG GTTCCACTCGTTCTACCCGTGGCACGCGGGCGGCGACTACCGGCACCTCACCAACGACAGAGACGACAAGATCCTGGAGTGGGTGCTCGAGTTCAA CAAATACGACTTGTATACTAAGAGCGAACAGATCCCGGACATCGAAGCCCTGTGGCCCTACTACGAAGGGCTCATCAAGAAGTACATACCCGGAGTCTGCGAGTGgtga
- the LOC128679407 gene encoding inositol oxygenase-like isoform X1: MKILVESPMSMLDPSLLLRPEKCYNDKPIDAFRDYSVDDSDPIKERVRRTYYDMHTNMTVDFVKGKMEKWLKFNHFKATIKEALIKLNELVDESDPDTDLPNIVHAFQTAERIRQDHPNDDWFHLIGLIHDLGKVMAFYDEPQWCVVGDTFAVGCKWGENVVYGPDSFKDNPDTYNPKYNTEYGMYSPKCGIENLMMSWGHDEYLYRFLLHNKAKFPLKGLHMIRYHSFYPWHAGGDYQHLLKDSDEEIRQNVLEFNKYDLYTKSAGIPDIEALWPYYESLIDKYIPGELEF, translated from the exons ATGAAGATTTTAGTg GAATCCCCTATGTCCATGCTGGACCCCTCGCTCTTGCTGCGTCCAGAGAAGTGCTACAACGACAAACCAATCGACGCGTTCCGCGACTACTCCGTGGACGACTCCGACCCCATCAAGGAGCGCGTGCGCAGGACCTACTACGACATGCACACCAACATGACCGTAGACTTTGTTAAAG GTAAAATGGAGAAATGGCTGAAGTTCAACCACTTCAAGGCGACGATCAAGGAGGCGCTGATCAAGCTGAACGAGCTGGTGGACGAGTCGGACCCGGACACCGACCTGCCCAACATCGTGCACGCCTTCCAGACCGCCGAGAGGATCCGCCAGGACCACCCCAACGACGACTGGTTCCACCTGATCGGACTGATACATGACCTTGGAAAG GTAATGGCGTTCTATGACGAGCCACAATGGTGCGTGGTGGGGGACACGTTCGCAGTGGGCTGCAAGTGGGGGGAGAACGTCGTGTACGGCCCGGATAGCTTTAAGGACAACCCCGACACTTACAACCCTAAATATAA TACGGAATATGGTATGTACTCTCCCAAATGCGGCATCGAGAACCTGATGATGTCGTGGGGCCACGACGAGTACCTGTACCGGTTTCTTCTCCACAACAAGGCCAAGTTCCCGCTAAAAGGCCTCCACATGATCAG ATACCACTCGTTCTACCCGTGGCACGCCGGCGGCGACTACCAGCACCTGCTCAAAGACAGCGACGAGGAAATCAGACAGAATGTCTTGGaatttaa caaATACGATTTGTACACAAAGAGCGCCGGGATCCCGGACATCGAAGCCCTGTGGCCCTACTACGAGTCCCTCATCGACAAGTACATCCCAGGAGAACTGGAATTCTAG
- the LOC128679407 gene encoding inositol oxygenase-like isoform X2 produces the protein MKILVESPMSMLDPSLLLRPEKCYNDKPIDAFRDYSVDDSDPIKERVRRTYYDMHTNMTVDFVKGKMEKWLKFNHFKATIKEALIKLNELVDESDPDTDLPNIVHAFQTAERIRQDHPNDDWFHLIGLIHDLGKVMAFYDEPQWCVVGDTFAVGCKWGENVVYGPDSFKDNPDTYNPKYNTEYGMYSPKCGIENLMMSWGHDEYLYRFLLHNKAKFPLKGLHMISKYDLYTKSAGIPDIEALWPYYESLIDKYIPGELEF, from the exons ATGAAGATTTTAGTg GAATCCCCTATGTCCATGCTGGACCCCTCGCTCTTGCTGCGTCCAGAGAAGTGCTACAACGACAAACCAATCGACGCGTTCCGCGACTACTCCGTGGACGACTCCGACCCCATCAAGGAGCGCGTGCGCAGGACCTACTACGACATGCACACCAACATGACCGTAGACTTTGTTAAAG GTAAAATGGAGAAATGGCTGAAGTTCAACCACTTCAAGGCGACGATCAAGGAGGCGCTGATCAAGCTGAACGAGCTGGTGGACGAGTCGGACCCGGACACCGACCTGCCCAACATCGTGCACGCCTTCCAGACCGCCGAGAGGATCCGCCAGGACCACCCCAACGACGACTGGTTCCACCTGATCGGACTGATACATGACCTTGGAAAG GTAATGGCGTTCTATGACGAGCCACAATGGTGCGTGGTGGGGGACACGTTCGCAGTGGGCTGCAAGTGGGGGGAGAACGTCGTGTACGGCCCGGATAGCTTTAAGGACAACCCCGACACTTACAACCCTAAATATAA TACGGAATATGGTATGTACTCTCCCAAATGCGGCATCGAGAACCTGATGATGTCGTGGGGCCACGACGAGTACCTGTACCGGTTTCTTCTCCACAACAAGGCCAAGTTCCCGCTAAAAGGCCTCCACATGATCAG caaATACGATTTGTACACAAAGAGCGCCGGGATCCCGGACATCGAAGCCCTGTGGCCCTACTACGAGTCCCTCATCGACAAGTACATCCCAGGAGAACTGGAATTCTAG